atggggagaggttgatggtataaaacattgtgagaaatggctccctctgaagtgtcatagtttttgagatagaagtaagtttccaagaatttgattttgagacgtcagatttagaacttgaggtctcgaaatcaaccatctaaacgcacacaacttcgtgtgacaagggtggtttttttctttcattattatctcgcaactttgatgacctattgagctaaaattttcacaggttagttattttatgcatatgttaagatacaccaactgtgaaggctagtctttgacaattaccaatagtgtccactgcctttaaagcagcttTCCATAGTATAAATCactttgagaatcatttcacttttaagtaatgtggttattaaAACGATATCAGTTTGTAAAGCCCAAATTTTGAATTCCTATGAGAACTAGTCTTCCTACATGTACGTGGAAATGCATTAACCGCTctggattttattttaaaaaagcgaccaccatttgaaattaaattttcacatgttagttttgctGTTGCACTGGGCGTACATTTCATAGGTCTGTTCACCacggaattctgtgcttaattAAGGCTACCATCCTCTGCATACAAAGTTAACGCACAATTTCTGCACCAGCTGTCAGGCTGTGTAACCAAAGATTGCTCAGGAATAACTTAATGTCGCACAAGCACAAGAGCAAAAGCTCCACACTAACCTGGGTAAATACGCTTATGATAAGCACTTACGTGTACATTAAGCAGCAATTAAGCAGCAATAGAAGAGCCATGAACTTTGTCCATGGTCTATGTATACATAGGTGTGCTCTTGCAAAATCACAAAAGACACAGTGACGTGACTTAATGAGTGATTTTCTCAAGTTTTCTCAAACTGTTTAATTTAAAGGGATACTGCATTTCACCACATCATATTCGCACATGCTTGATCGAGCGCATTGGCACACTAAGCGATTATGTAATCTCGACCACAAGAGAACTTTCTATTgttgagttttaaaaaaaaactcacaggtTTGCATGGAAGGCCCATTGCCAAATATCATATGACCAAGTCGAGCATTTCTGcaaactttaaattaaaaattgtgttCTTTAGTGAAGCAGGGTCCAACATTAAAAAGCTCTTTGACTctacttaaaataaataatcagATAAAGCTGTCTTTGCAATGGAccaaaaatgcattgatatGAATTCCCTATAAGGAAAAAACCAATGCAGTCAGGCAGGTACTACCCAATCCACAAGCAAGGCTCCGgtcagaaaccactgagccaacctgactacCCTGAATTGGTCTGTGTGCTATTTGTGCCTGTTTCCTTCTGAACAGTTTTACACAAGATTTAAGACATTATcaacttataataataacaataatataatactTGAAAAGCACAACATATCCACCTAACAAGTAGGTGCTCAAGGGCGCAACAAAAAAGGAACAATGGGTTTTAGGCAATTACCATGAGGTTggttttaagggaagttttgaaGGAGTTGAGGGTTGAAATAGAGCAATGTTACGAGGAAGGCTGTTCCAAAGAAGAGGGGCAGCAGTACGGAAAGATCTGTCTCCCCGGGAGCAGTAAGTACTCGATTCAGTCAGAAGAAGTTGATGTGCCGAACAAAGACCAGCTCGACTGGAGTTACAAGGCATGATGAGTTCAGAAAAGAATATCTACTTACTCTATTCAGCTGATCAGCGGTGTCTTCAGCGACTGTCTGCTGCTTTAGATGTTTATTGACAAGTTGGAACAGATTGTGTGTTgccctacaaaaaaaaaaaataatcatcattTTGCATGTGATTTAAACTCGTTTACTTGAACCCAAACTTAAAAGGTTTGGTACTataatatccacagatttacattaaacttataatACAAGGTttcaagataatgatggtacaacgcttcccttaaaataattcttgctgaggtgctgttgcttttgagaattgagtaaaacaatgttttgaaatTACCGGTAATCTTCCTCTtaggtttttttatatattttttgttagcATGTACAAAGTATATATTATgcgactctcctaaaaacattgctcCGTGATTTTCACTTCTTTTCTCTCAAGAACTCACGACTAATGAAGCAGAAACTTCAACAGGTAAACTATATTACATTCATcgtcattcacagtgagtagcgattcatgtcatggccaaaaaaacatgatctacaaaaggtatcaaaaccctttaaaaagttaaaagggGATTACATTTGCTATTGAATGAAAATCATTGCCACTTAGTTCTGATTGAACGTCATGGCCGACTTCAGCACAATAAATTTATCTAATTGAAAAATGATGAAGGTTGCAATCCAATTTGGAAAAGCTGATTATCAGTACAGTAATTCAATTAGCCAACAAAAGCTCAATACCGTTTTCTTTATTCTGTACATATGTATTGTGTAAAGGTCAaaattgtgtgtatttttttttagtttatttacATTTGTGCACAGTGCAAGACGAAGCATTTCATGTAAAGTATtgttgaagctttgcatggtgtggataaataggaaaaaaatatatcaataaatagtaaacttgaggGAAcagccatgtgtaaatctcttttgtgggagtgttggtgtggtctcgacgtttcaattaGTATTCCCTCATCTCAGAAAAATGCTGGACTGGTGAAtttcaagttgttttaaaatcatTGTGACCAATAActgaataaattatttaattaattaataagtaACACTATCTACAAGTGGGGCCCCGGGTGAGCTTGACAGTAAAAATCAAACCCCGTTATTACACCCTGGCTCTGACTGCTTGACTGTTCTCTTGCCTACCATCTTGAAGCCACTTCTAGCATGACGCATACAGCTTAAAGAAGGGGGCTGACGGTAAGCCAAAGCTGCAGCCAGGGAAATTAATAGTAAAAAGTGTCCCATGTTTGTTGTCATACTCACATTTTAATTCTTCCTAGTAACAAAGTCTTCTTGGCTGCGGTGTTCTTGATATGTGTCCATTGGGACTCCCTGTTTAGTGatagaaaaacaataaatacatacaGGCTGTAAAAATAACACTATGGTGAAGTACTTGTAGGGCTTGAAATACCCGTTGCACCACTAGCCACAATTCACTAACCAGTGGCGTAACCGACATTCTCATATTTAACAATTTATCTTTCTAGGAGTTGGGGCAAGTGGGGTGAAGACATGATCTGGTGgggttataaaatgcattgagttatttatttgtgtatcGTTTGTATCTCATTTGGGGGACAAAGAGGACACAAGGGTTTGTGAgtaaatccttaaaaaaaatatgtgtttgGAAAAACAATAGGACTCCAGGACTTACATGTATTGGGTTATGAATGGCATAGCCATATGAGGGAGTGGCTTTGTCGAGAAAATCatcccaacaaaaacaaaaacaaacaaacaaacaaactacatACCATTTAACAGCTTCACTCTGAGCTCTGTCCAGCCTCGTCTGTAACTGTGCAAGCTTGTTATTATAATGAAGAATCTCATTGTTCTTCTCTTCTGTGAACTTCACCAGAGCTCCTCTTTCTTTCTCCACTGCATCTTGCGTCCTGTGAGCCTTATCCAGCAGATCCTAAAGGAGGCAAGAAAGGAGATGGGAGGAAGAGGGATGAAGATGAAGTCAATACATGAAGTTGgagatcaatcaatcaaaatgaaGCGCACGTAAGAAGTAAATTAAAGTCATTGATGTTAGGCTTCCTGAAgcaagtgggctttcagaagtgtctCAAATGTGTTGAAggatgttgtgtccctgatgtgatttGGAAGTTTAAACTAAAGCGACGTGTTTTAtctgaatttatttttgtaaataaagatACGCCAACTTTCGCATGGGGAGAACACTTGGAACAGTTTCATACTTACACTATGCGTTGCGACCAGCGTCTCATAGCGAGCGATAATCTCTCGGATTTCATGGAACTCTTCAGCGGCCTCCAGCGTTCGCTCCAAGTAACGGTGATAGATTTTATGTTTGTTGAGACGACCGAGAAGTTTATCCTTTGACCCCTGGAGGTCTTTTTTCTCATCCAGTAATCTAAAGGAAGGAAATAATTAAATGAGAAGGtttgtaatattaataatgactagttcttatatagcgcatttcacaataatgtctcaatgcgctttacgaTTTACTTGCCCTGGTCAATGGGCttataacattcctttaatctttctaagctccctagggagtatacagccctgagctgccatgGCGCCATAGTGGCTTTTTTATAGACAATATGAACCTCTACCCCggcaggtacccatttttacccctgggtgaagagaagcaattatagtaaagcatcttgctcaattacggacacaagtgtcatggcagGGATTCAAACCCGAGTCCGATGACTTTacaaccagaacttgaattagatgctctaaaccactcggccacaacccCCTGGTGCTTATTAAGCCATTGTGTAGGAGAGTTATTCCCTAAAGCAGTGTAATAAGGAATTCACATGCCTGATGCTCTATTCTTAAAAATGGAAACGGCACCAGACTAAAGGGCATTGACCAGGGGTCCGATGTGTTTGACTGCTCGGCCGCCCGCAACACACCTTGGGCAATCAGTGCATTCAAGAAGCTACATGTATTAACGTTTCAATGTGTTCTATAAGTGAGCActtaaattacattttgagatGTAATTATAGTTTAATGGAATTGAAAGACATCCTTTACCAGTGGGCGACAATCGGCTTAACAACATCTACATTTTCCTGTTACTTTTTCAGATTACTTGATATATAAGCTTTTCATTATCCTTTCAACTAAAACCCCATGATTTTCTTCCACTCACCTGAAGATTTCTTTCTCTTTAGACTTTCTCAACTCTCTCTCGTCAAATGCTTTCTTGACAGCCCTGGCACGCTTGGAATCATTTTCCTGTCAAAAATAAGGACATTTTAAATCagtaacagaaacaaattagCTTTTTCTAATGTAAAATGTCTGAATGTActtaaactttgcctttaaaaaattatttgatgcgatataatttcttttttaggcctacattttttgtaaaaaacaactgaaaataattacttgAATAGAAGAATCTGCCGAGACATTTTGTGAACTAAAAAAGATGATAAAccttaattaataattaaaaataaacaaccccaaaatgcaagttaaaaaaaaaaaaaataatcttccATATAAAGACACAAGTTgtaaattaaatcaaatttttaatgaCATAGGGGGGCC
Above is a genomic segment from Asterias rubens chromosome 5, eAstRub1.3, whole genome shotgun sequence containing:
- the LOC117290802 gene encoding coiled-coil domain-containing protein 42 homolog, which codes for MTVSLEEYFRTTFEDKLLVKMPEREDDHLTPATRLLEKRREMSEVEQALAAQKEEFQMKMESLQQRREELDRKEYQLKESLLKFDKFLKENDSKRARAVKKAFDERELRKSKEKEIFRLLDEKKDLQGSKDKLLGRLNKHKIYHRYLERTLEAAEEFHEIREIIARYETLVATHSDLLDKAHRTQDAVEKERGALVKFTEEKNNEILHYNNKLAQLQTRLDRAQSEAVKWESQWTHIKNTAAKKTLLLGRIKMATHNLFQLVNKHLKQQTVAEDTADQLNRIQMFIMDLTQITTEIKRAETVVTTTAVTSS